A segment of the Bacillus licheniformis DSM 13 = ATCC 14580 genome:
CTTCCTCACTGATCGCCACTTCATGCTCTTTAACAGAATGGAACCCGAACAGCTTCGTTAACAGCCGGGCCGAGCCATTCAACAGTTTGATAAACGGAAACATGATTTTATAAAACAAAATGAGCGGCTTCGCCGTCCATAAGCTGACGGCTTCCGCTTTTTGAATCGCAATTGTTTTTGGCGCAAGCTCGCCGACCACAACGTGCAAAAATGTAATGATGATAAATGCGGCAACAACCGAAGCCACTCTTAAAACGGACTCAGGCAGGCCAAATAACTCAAAAAGCGGGTGAATGATCTGTTCGAATGTCGATTCTCCGAGCCAGCCGAGCCCTAATGCGGTGATGGTAATGCCGAGCTGGCAGGCAGACAAATATTCATCAAGATTTGTCACCACTCTTTTGGCCGCAATCGCCCGCTTATCCCCGCTTTCAACGAGCTGATCGATTTTTGTGCCGCGGATTTTGACGATCGCAAATTCGGCGACAACGAAAAAAGCCGTAGCTGCAATTAAAAGTATGACGAGTATGAGATTCAGGATATTCAAAAAAAGCCCTTACCAAATATGGTAAGGGGCCACCTCCTTAAAACGAATGGTTAGTCATTACGACCGGACAGGAAAATTGCGACGAAGCGCAGCAGCTCAAACAGCGAAACAAGCGCTGCTGCGACGTATGTCAGAGCCGCGGCATCCAGCACCTTGCTGACGCCTCTTTCCTCCGTGTTGCGGATCATTCCTTCTGAAACGATGATCCTTTTTGCCCGGGAGCTTGCGTTAAATTCAACAGGCAATGTCACAAGCTGGAAGAATACGGCCGCAGAAAACAATATGATGCCGAGTCCGATCAGATTCAGGCTTCCGAGCAGCATTCCGCCGATAAACAAAAACGGCGCCACTCCCGAAGAAAAGTTCACGACCGGAAACATCTTATGCCTCAAAACAAGTGCGCCGTATGACTCCTGGTGCTGCAGGGCATGTCCGCATTCATGGGAAGCAACGGAAACCGCTGCGATTGAACGGCCGTAGTATACGGGTTCGGACAGGCGCACAACGCGTGCTGTCGGGTCATAATGGTCTGTCAAGGTTCCTCTTACCGGTTCAACCGGGACATCGTAAAGGCCGTTTCGGTCGAGAATCTGTCTGGCCACTTCGGCTCCAGTTCTCCCGCTTGACGCCTCTACTTTTGAATATTTTTCAAAGTTGCTCTTTACTTTAAATTGTGCCCAAATCGATAAACCTAATGCAGCAAATGTTAACAAGTAAAAAATCATGCTCATGCAATCATCTTCCCTCTTGTGATAAGTTGTTTAAAAATTGTAATTGTAAA
Coding sequences within it:
- a CDS encoding zinc metallopeptidase, which translates into the protein MIFYLLTFAALGLSIWAQFKVKSNFEKYSKVEASSGRTGAEVARQILDRNGLYDVPVEPVRGTLTDHYDPTARVVRLSEPVYYGRSIAAVSVASHECGHALQHQESYGALVLRHKMFPVVNFSSGVAPFLFIGGMLLGSLNLIGLGIILFSAAVFFQLVTLPVEFNASSRAKRIIVSEGMIRNTEERGVSKVLDAAALTYVAAALVSLFELLRFVAIFLSGRND